The following are encoded together in the Lathyrus oleraceus cultivar Zhongwan6 chromosome 3, CAAS_Psat_ZW6_1.0, whole genome shotgun sequence genome:
- the LOC127132051 gene encoding soluble inorganic pyrophosphatase 1 produces the protein MSDHDEQVQEVQEIQEPRPAPRLNERILSSMSRRSVAAHPWHDLEIGPGAPHIFNCVVEITKGSKVKYELDKKTGLIKVDRILYSSVVYPHNYGFIPRTLCEDNDPIDVLVLMQEPVLPGCFLRARAIGLMPMIDQGEKDDKIIAVCADDPEYKHFTDYKELAPHRIMEIRRFFEDYKKNENKEVAVNDFLPPTTAVEAIQHSMDLYAEYILHTLRR, from the exons ATGAGTGATCACGATGAACAAGTTCAAGAAGTTCAAGAAATTCAAGAACCCCGTCCAGCTCCACGTTTGAATGAAAGGATTCTTTCTTCTATGTCAAGGAGATCAGTAGCTGCACACCCTTGGCATGACCTTGAAATCG GACCTGGAGCTCCCCATATTTTCAATTGT GTTGTGGAGATCACTAAAGGAAGCAAGGTCAAATATGAACTTGACAAGAAAACTGGTTTAATCAAG GTTGATCGAATTTTGTATTCGTCAGTTGTTTATCCTCATAACTATGGTTTTATCCCTCGCACACTCTGTGAAGACAATGATCCAATTGATGTCCTCGTTCTGATGCAAGAGCCGGTCCTTCCTGGTTGTTTCCTGCGAGCAAGAGCCATTGGACTCATGCCGATGATTGATCAG GGAGAGAAGGATGATAAAATCATTGCAGTATGTGCTGATGATCCAGAATATAAGCATTTTACTGACTACAAAGAACTTGCACCTCATCGCATCATGGAAATTCGACGCTTTTTTGAAGACT ACAAGAAGAATGAGAACAAGGAAGTGGCAGTGAATGATTTTTTACCTCCAACCACTGCTGTTGAAGCCATCCAGCACTCAAT GGATCTTTACGCGGAGTATATTCTGCACACTTTGAGGCGATAG